A DNA window from Leishmania donovani BPK282A1 complete genome, chromosome 25 contains the following coding sequences:
- a CDS encoding protein phosphatase, putative, whose translation MGIPLPKPVMTQLQERYGNAIFRCGSNCVNGYRETMEDAHLTYLTDSWGFFGVFDGHVNDQCSQYLERAWRSAIEKESIPMTDERMKELALRIDQEWMDSGREGGSTGTFFVALKEGNKVHLQVGNVGDSRVVACIDGVCVPLTEDHKPNNEGERQRIENCAGRVENNRVDGSLAVSRAFGDREYKLGSGSQLEQKVIALADVQHKDFTFDSSDFVLLCCDGVFEGNFPNEEVVAYVKQQLETCNDLAEVAGRVCEEAIERGSRDNISCMIVQFKDGSDYAAEPHTTVVPGPFSAPRNSGFRKAYESMADKGNTTVGALLEKRYDTLKAAEALTPEETEELSQFENGPEAKLTGAERQKWFSNYFQKLCEAASNGPSDQMERLQSLQQQAGIPLSILLSLMGEQTQ comes from the coding sequence ATGGGCATTCCACTTCCGAAGCCGGTGATGACGCAGCTCCAGGAGCGTTACGGAAACGCCATCTTCCGCTGCGGCTCCAACTGCGTGAATGGGTACCGTGAGACCATGGAGGATGCCCATCTGACGTACCTGACGGATAGCTGGGGTTTCTTCGGCGTCTTCGACGGCCATGTGAATGACCAGTGTTCGCAGTACCTCGAGAGGGcatggcgcagcgccattGAGAAGGAATCGATCCCCATGACGGATGAGCGGATGAAGGAGTTGGCACTGCGGATCGACCAGGAGTGGATGGACTCGGGccgcgagggcggcagcacggGCACCTTCTTTGTAGCCCTCAAGGAGGGCAACAAGGTGCACCTGCAGGTTGGTAACGTCGGTGACTCGCGTGTGGTGGCCTGCATCGATGGCGTGTGCGTCCCTCTGACGGAGGACCACAAGCCAAATAATGAAGGGGAGCGCCAGCGCATTGAAAACTGCGCGGGCCGTGTGGAGAACAACCGCGTCGATGGCAGCCTGGCCGTCAGTCGCGCTTTCGGCGACCGCGAGTACAAGCTAGGCAGTGGTAGTCAGCTGGAGCAGAAGGTGATCGCCTTAGCAGATGTCCAGCACAAGGATTTCACTTTCGACTCGAGCGACtttgtgctgctgtgctgcgacggcgtctTCGAGGGCAACTTCCCgaacgaggaggtggtggcctacgtgaagcagcagctggagacCTGCAACGACCTCGCCGAGGTGGccgggcgtgtgtgcgaggaggcgatcgagcgcggcagccgtgaCAACATCTCGTGCATGATCGTGCAGTTTaaggacggcagcgactACGCTGCTGAGCCGCACACCACCGTTGTGCCCGGGCCGTTTAGCGCACCGCGCAACAGCGGCTTCCGTAAGGCGTACGAGTCAATGGCAGACAAAGGCAACACCACCGTCGGCGCCCTCCTAGAAAAGCGCTACGACACCCTCAAGGCCGCCGAAGCCCTCACGCCGGAAGAAACGGAAGAGCTGAGCCAGTTTGAGAACGGCCCAGAGGCGAAGCTCACAGGCGCCGAACGCCAGAAGTGGTTCTCGAACTACTTCCAGAAGCTGTGCGAGGCAGCATCTAACGGGCCAAGTGACCAGATGGAGCGCctgcagtcgctgcagcagcaggccggCATTCCGCTCTCTATCCTGCTGTCCTTGATGGGTGAGCAGACGCAGTGA